A genomic window from Brevibacillus agri includes:
- a CDS encoding response regulator: MNAYRVLIADDHPMARMAIRSLLDPDPSFEVIGEAENGEEAFLLCGQLQPDLVLMDINMPKWSGLEATREVKKAYPHIKVVILSVSDDVADLITAIQFGAQGYLLKNLEPDDWINYLHALLGEDSELTREMATRLMYRFRQEEHVDDLVPDVLTPREREIVMYVGAGKTNREISEALIIAENTVKNHLKNILEKLQLANRVQLAAYAVRHHLIMKK, from the coding sequence ATGAACGCATACCGTGTGCTGATCGCTGACGACCACCCGATGGCTCGCATGGCGATTCGCTCGCTCTTGGACCCGGACCCTTCGTTTGAAGTGATCGGCGAGGCCGAAAACGGCGAGGAAGCTTTTTTGCTCTGTGGACAGTTGCAGCCCGATCTGGTGCTGATGGACATCAACATGCCGAAATGGAGCGGCCTGGAAGCGACCCGCGAGGTGAAAAAAGCGTACCCGCACATCAAGGTCGTCATCCTGAGCGTCTCGGATGACGTCGCAGACTTGATTACCGCGATTCAATTCGGCGCGCAAGGCTATTTGCTGAAAAACTTGGAGCCAGACGACTGGATCAACTACTTGCACGCGTTGCTTGGCGAAGACAGCGAGCTGACGCGGGAAATGGCAACCCGGCTGATGTACCGGTTCAGGCAGGAGGAGCACGTGGACGATCTGGTGCCGGATGTGCTGACGCCGCGCGAACGGGAAATCGTCATGTACGTCGGAGCCGGAAAGACGAACAGGGAAATCAGCGAAGCGTTGATTATCGCGGAAAACACGGTGAAAAACCACCTGAAAAACATCCTGGAAAAGCTGCAATTGGCCAATCGCGTGCAGCTCGCCGCCTACGCGGTGCGCCACCATCTGATTATGAAAAAGTAA
- a CDS encoding ArsR/SmtB family transcription factor codes for MELEFQRAAEEGDVCEIQTVDEAKVNRLRPKMSETEGVAPLFKALADDTRAKIIYALALEGELCVCDVAATINSSIANTSHHLRLLRNMGLARHRKDGKLVYYALDDDHVRHLIMCGIEHAAELKQSKKTARS; via the coding sequence ATGGAGCTGGAATTTCAGCGTGCTGCTGAAGAAGGAGACGTTTGCGAGATCCAAACGGTCGATGAAGCGAAGGTAAACAGGCTGCGGCCGAAGATGAGCGAAACAGAAGGCGTCGCCCCTTTGTTCAAGGCGCTGGCTGACGACACGCGCGCGAAAATCATTTACGCCCTGGCGCTGGAGGGCGAGCTGTGCGTGTGCGATGTCGCGGCCACGATCAACAGCTCGATTGCCAACACCTCCCACCATCTGCGCTTGCTGCGCAACATGGGGCTTGCGCGGCACCGCAAGGACGGAAAGCTCGTCTACTACGCCCTGGACGACGACCATGTTCGCCATCTGATTATGTGCGGGATCGAGCATGCGGCCGAATTGAAGCAATCGAAAAAGACAGCTCGTTCTTGA
- a CDS encoding metallophosphoesterase, translating into MLWFLLIVAVALLFVKAYRNTFDVHTNYVSIPLQPSQHIDDRQDFEPLSVLHLSDLHMENLSIDPMRIVRDFSGQSVDLIAITGDLLDRHKNIPKAVAYVERLMQLQPALGTYVVFGNHDYVLSPPKLAQLKSELTRIGCRVLINEHVTVDHKGQPLHIIGVDDYSTRRSQLEKSFQAVPATGVRLVLTHDPNIVLHMKDYAYDYLLAGHFHGGQIHWPRPYHLAKMGKLPRLNMVKGLHEMDGRPFYISEGLGQTGLNVRLRSRPEMTLHTLGSASLLAVPEATAAQPSALQESAATLALE; encoded by the coding sequence ATGTTATGGTTTTTACTGATTGTCGCTGTCGCCTTGCTCTTTGTCAAAGCGTATCGCAATACATTCGATGTCCATACCAACTATGTTTCCATTCCGCTGCAACCGTCGCAGCATATAGATGATCGGCAAGACTTCGAACCGCTCTCTGTCTTGCATCTGTCCGATTTGCATATGGAAAATTTGTCGATTGACCCGATGCGGATCGTCCGCGATTTTTCCGGGCAATCGGTCGATTTGATCGCGATTACCGGAGATTTGCTCGATCGCCATAAAAACATTCCGAAAGCAGTCGCCTACGTCGAGCGGCTGATGCAATTGCAGCCTGCGCTCGGTACGTATGTCGTTTTTGGCAACCACGACTACGTTCTCTCGCCGCCAAAGCTGGCGCAACTGAAATCGGAGCTGACGCGGATCGGCTGCCGCGTCCTCATCAACGAACATGTGACGGTCGACCATAAAGGCCAGCCGCTGCACATCATCGGCGTCGACGATTACAGTACGCGCCGCAGCCAACTGGAAAAGTCGTTTCAAGCCGTTCCCGCGACAGGCGTGCGCCTCGTTCTCACGCACGACCCGAATATCGTCTTGCATATGAAAGATTACGCCTACGATTACTTGCTGGCCGGACATTTTCACGGCGGGCAAATTCATTGGCCGCGTCCTTACCACCTCGCCAAAATGGGGAAGTTGCCGCGGCTGAACATGGTCAAAGGGCTGCATGAGATGGACGGACGGCCGTTCTACATTAGTGAGGGCCTGGGGCAAACAGGGCTGAACGTCCGCCTCCGCTCTCGTCCGGAAATGACACTGCACACGCTAGGCAGCGCAAGCCTGCTTGCGGTCCCAGAGGCAACGGCAGCACAGCCTTCCGCTTTGCAGGAAAGCGCCGCCACGCTTGCCTTGGAGTAA
- a CDS encoding sensor histidine kinase: protein MSYRLFYWLTVLIPTIIIGGFEFVRHDFLLPYMSMETGNVYITLLTLLLSYLFATWMFRTIKQMNARIVEEQARRAVYEERERLARELHDGIAQSLFFLNVKLKQGHLDDARVAVSAIDNHVRQAIFNLRSLPEEGSFDQRLEKWLTQWSALSGVDVAADLRVKESFFTPAEEVQLFGIIQEAFANIRKHAQAKHSWIRLTTGEPRSWQLVIEDDGVGIAHTKPDTKKYGLSMMRERARQLNAAIDIQKRADGGTIIRLTAHPGGFSQ, encoded by the coding sequence ATGTCGTATCGCTTGTTTTACTGGCTGACCGTGCTCATTCCCACGATCATTATCGGGGGCTTCGAATTTGTTCGGCACGATTTTTTGCTGCCTTATATGTCCATGGAAACGGGCAACGTATATATTACTTTGCTGACGCTCTTGTTGTCTTATTTGTTCGCCACCTGGATGTTTCGCACGATCAAGCAGATGAACGCGCGGATCGTCGAGGAGCAAGCCAGGAGGGCCGTGTACGAGGAGCGCGAGCGTTTGGCCCGGGAGTTGCACGACGGCATCGCGCAATCTTTGTTTTTTCTCAATGTCAAGCTGAAGCAGGGGCATTTGGATGACGCCAGAGTAGCGGTTTCGGCCATCGACAACCACGTGCGCCAGGCGATTTTCAACCTGCGCTCGTTGCCGGAGGAAGGCAGCTTCGACCAGCGGCTGGAAAAATGGCTGACGCAGTGGAGCGCGCTGTCCGGCGTCGATGTCGCAGCGGATTTGCGCGTGAAGGAAAGCTTTTTCACCCCTGCGGAGGAAGTGCAACTGTTCGGAATCATCCAGGAAGCTTTTGCCAACATCCGCAAACATGCGCAGGCCAAGCATTCCTGGATTCGACTGACGACAGGCGAGCCGCGGAGCTGGCAGCTCGTGATCGAGGACGACGGCGTGGGAATTGCCCATACCAAGCCAGACACGAAAAAATACGGCTTGTCGATGATGCGCGAGCGGGCGCGCCAGTTGAACGCCGCAATTGACATTCAAAAACGGGCAGACGGCGGCACCATCATTCGCCTGACAGCCCATCCTGGAGGTTTTTCGCAATGA
- a CDS encoding flavin-containing monooxygenase, with product MHDYEVIIIGGGQSGLALGHFLQQRQVRFVILDQNGRVGDSWRKRYDSLVLFTSRKHNALPGLAFPGEPHTVPTKDEAADYLELYASHFQLPVRLNTAVVSVERTASGFLVQTGHEALRTKNVVVATGPFQSPYIPPFAGHLAPDAVSLHTAHYRNESQLPAGPVLVVGSGNSGAQIAVELAMHRPVIFSSGQPRVHLPLYVLGKTIFDYMQLFGLLDAPRSSWVGKQLMKRPDPIFGYQKQMKALAKTGAMRIAARTVRLADKTAFFVDGGQASFQSVLWATGFRPDYGWLSMADVLDPSGWPRHDRGVTAVPGLFFLGLPWQHTRASALMGGVGKDAFFLAEQLVR from the coding sequence ATGCACGACTACGAAGTCATCATCATTGGCGGCGGCCAGTCCGGCCTTGCGCTGGGCCATTTTTTGCAGCAGCGGCAGGTACGCTTTGTCATTCTGGACCAAAACGGACGCGTCGGGGACAGTTGGCGCAAGCGTTACGACTCCCTCGTGCTGTTTACCTCGCGCAAGCACAATGCCCTCCCCGGCCTGGCCTTTCCCGGAGAGCCGCATACCGTTCCGACGAAAGACGAAGCCGCGGACTATCTGGAGCTGTACGCCAGTCATTTTCAATTGCCCGTCCGTTTGAATACGGCGGTCGTCTCCGTCGAGCGCACGGCATCGGGCTTTCTCGTGCAGACAGGGCACGAAGCGCTGCGAACGAAAAACGTCGTCGTCGCAACAGGCCCGTTTCAATCGCCTTACATCCCGCCGTTTGCCGGGCATTTGGCCCCCGATGCCGTCTCGCTCCATACGGCGCACTACCGAAACGAAAGCCAGCTCCCCGCCGGGCCCGTCCTCGTCGTCGGCTCAGGCAATTCGGGCGCGCAAATCGCCGTGGAGCTGGCCATGCACCGCCCCGTCATTTTTTCCAGCGGACAGCCGCGCGTTCATCTGCCTTTGTACGTTTTGGGCAAAACTATTTTTGACTACATGCAGTTGTTTGGCTTGCTGGACGCCCCGCGCTCGTCGTGGGTCGGAAAGCAACTGATGAAACGACCTGATCCGATTTTTGGCTACCAAAAACAGATGAAAGCTCTGGCAAAAACTGGCGCCATGCGCATCGCGGCCAGAACCGTTCGCCTTGCGGACAAAACCGCCTTTTTCGTGGACGGCGGGCAGGCGAGCTTCCAGAGCGTTTTATGGGCGACCGGATTTCGCCCCGACTACGGCTGGCTGTCCATGGCAGACGTACTCGACCCAAGCGGCTGGCCGCGGCATGATCGCGGTGTCACAGCCGTGCCGGGACTGTTTTTTCTCGGGCTTCCCTGGCAGCATACACGCGCCTCCGCGCTCATGGGCGGCGTGGGAAAAGACGCTTTCTTTCTTGCTGAACAACTCGTCCGCTAA
- a CDS encoding gamma-glutamyl-gamma-aminobutyrate hydrolase family protein (Members of this family of hydrolases with an active site Cys residue belong to MEROPS family C26.) produces the protein MDNPHEGFGGKLRGVAGQGFSVIGHDYLDAVRKAGAIPLGIPVGDLDACQELVAAVDGIVLAGGEDIDPVRYGARIDMRCSALAPERDEYELKLLEAALAANTG, from the coding sequence TTGGATAACCCGCATGAAGGCTTCGGCGGGAAGCTGCGGGGAGTGGCCGGACAAGGCTTTAGCGTCATCGGGCACGACTATTTGGATGCCGTGCGAAAAGCAGGAGCGATTCCGCTCGGGATTCCTGTCGGGGATCTCGATGCTTGCCAAGAGCTTGTAGCGGCGGTCGATGGCATTGTGCTGGCGGGCGGAGAGGATATCGACCCGGTGCGGTACGGGGCCAGGATTGACATGCGCTGCTCGGCGCTTGCGCCGGAACGCGACGAATACGAACTGAAGCTGCTGGAGGCGGCGCTGGCTGCCAACACGGGCTAA
- a CDS encoding permease: protein MIAKIRHFLIEIIGAVLLGLCVVWLTTGSQNSWFSGFRIEWSPRWLDVKTFFLSILLEAIPFVLLGVFFSAFIQTFVSEEQVRRWMPKHPLVALPIAGLLGFLFPVCECAIVPVVRRLIQKGMPVSVGVVFLLAGPIVNPVVLSSTYIAFARQPDMALYRGVAGFLVALAVGLLVWLFVKKNPLRLGTEAQIRHEAAHSEAMRGKLSATFAHAVDEFFDMGKFLLFGALVSSILQVFMSRDILVEIGQTPITSHLVMMGMAYLFSLCSEADAFIAASFSGTFQSSSLLAFLVFGPMLDFKTTLMLLGTFRFGFVVKLVVAITILVLAVTMLMPI from the coding sequence GTGATTGCTAAAATTCGTCATTTCCTCATAGAGATTATAGGGGCCGTCCTTCTTGGATTGTGTGTAGTCTGGCTTACCACTGGCAGCCAGAATAGCTGGTTTTCCGGCTTTCGCATAGAATGGTCGCCGCGTTGGCTCGATGTCAAAACGTTTTTTCTCAGCATTTTGCTGGAGGCCATCCCGTTTGTGCTGCTGGGCGTGTTTTTTTCCGCCTTCATTCAGACGTTTGTCTCGGAAGAGCAGGTTAGGCGCTGGATGCCAAAACATCCGCTCGTCGCGTTACCGATTGCCGGGCTGCTCGGCTTTTTGTTTCCGGTGTGCGAGTGTGCGATCGTCCCGGTTGTCCGCCGCCTGATTCAAAAAGGGATGCCCGTATCCGTCGGCGTCGTGTTTTTACTCGCCGGACCGATTGTCAATCCGGTCGTGCTCTCCTCGACGTACATCGCCTTCGCGCGGCAGCCGGATATGGCGCTGTACCGGGGAGTCGCCGGTTTTCTCGTCGCGCTGGCCGTCGGCTTGTTGGTCTGGCTGTTTGTGAAAAAGAACCCGCTGCGGCTCGGGACAGAGGCGCAAATTCGCCACGAAGCCGCCCATAGCGAAGCGATGCGGGGCAAGCTGTCGGCAACTTTTGCGCATGCCGTTGACGAATTTTTCGACATGGGCAAATTTTTGCTGTTCGGGGCGTTGGTCAGCAGCATCCTGCAAGTGTTCATGAGCCGCGACATTTTGGTGGAGATCGGGCAAACGCCGATTACGTCCCATCTGGTCATGATGGGCATGGCTTACTTGTTTTCGCTTTGCTCGGAGGCGGATGCCTTTATTGCCGCATCGTTTTCGGGCACGTTTCAAAGCAGCTCGCTGCTCGCTTTTCTCGTCTTTGGACCGATGCTTGATTTCAAAACGACGCTGATGCTGCTCGGCACGTTCCGCTTCGGATTTGTCGTCAAGCTCGTCGTCGCCATTACAATACTGGTGTTGGCCGTTACGATGCTGATGCCGATCTAG
- a CDS encoding TIGR03943 family putative permease subunit codes for MEQTNWTRHYLMRSLILAGFAALLSYLIWTEKLGHYLAPKLHMLSYVTLGILVILTIVSVRQLFSKNRAYECDCEEAHQVPRTRWGSLVIYSLFLLPIFMGFFMPDKILGSAVAENRGVTLLSSDARKLAAVATGAGQPEATSQPSREQGGQAAPPEQTGEDASPSQQANAPVVVETTGEGQKGDQQQTPQQSAQPQAIEQAVPADATAANPTASGTAQAASGASPSMTDEELKRYFSGGGFGDFYTDIAASMYRQPVISLHDKIFLDGLTTLELYAKDFAGKQLETLGFVYREPGLGDKQFVVARFSVTCCTADASVFGILVESEDAGKWAKDSWVKVQGKLELRQVDGYDMLVLKDAKIQAVKAPKDPYVYYSYEAADITP; via the coding sequence ATGGAACAGACGAACTGGACCAGACACTATTTGATGCGCAGCCTGATTTTGGCAGGGTTCGCCGCGCTGTTGTCCTACCTGATCTGGACGGAAAAGCTGGGGCATTACCTCGCGCCGAAGCTGCACATGCTCAGCTACGTCACGCTAGGCATTCTCGTCATTTTGACCATTGTGAGCGTGCGCCAGTTGTTCAGCAAAAACCGGGCGTACGAGTGCGACTGCGAGGAAGCGCACCAGGTGCCGCGCACGCGCTGGGGCTCGCTTGTCATCTACAGCCTGTTTTTGCTGCCGATCTTCATGGGCTTTTTCATGCCGGATAAAATATTGGGGAGCGCCGTAGCGGAAAACCGCGGGGTTACTCTGCTCAGCAGCGACGCCAGAAAATTGGCGGCAGTGGCGACAGGAGCTGGGCAACCAGAAGCAACGTCCCAGCCGTCCAGGGAGCAGGGCGGCCAGGCTGCACCGCCAGAGCAGACAGGCGAGGACGCATCGCCATCACAGCAGGCAAATGCGCCAGTCGTGGTGGAAACAACAGGCGAAGGCCAGAAGGGCGATCAGCAACAGACGCCACAGCAATCCGCGCAGCCGCAAGCGATAGAGCAAGCAGTGCCCGCAGACGCAACGGCTGCGAACCCGACAGCAAGTGGCACAGCACAGGCTGCTTCTGGCGCCAGTCCGTCCATGACGGACGAGGAGCTGAAGCGATACTTTTCGGGCGGGGGCTTCGGCGATTTTTACACCGACATCGCCGCTTCCATGTACAGGCAGCCCGTGATCTCGCTTCATGACAAAATCTTTTTGGACGGCCTCACTACGCTCGAGCTGTACGCGAAAGACTTCGCGGGAAAACAGCTCGAAACGCTCGGCTTTGTCTACAGGGAGCCTGGACTTGGCGACAAGCAATTCGTCGTGGCGCGTTTTTCGGTGACGTGCTGCACGGCGGACGCCAGTGTCTTCGGCATTCTCGTGGAGAGCGAGGACGCAGGCAAATGGGCGAAGGACAGTTGGGTCAAGGTGCAGGGCAAGCTGGAGCTGCGCCAGGTCGACGGCTATGACATGCTCGTGCTGAAAGATGCGAAAATCCAGGCGGTCAAGGCACCGAAAGATCCGTATGTGTACTACAGCTACGAGGCGGCAGATATCACCCCATAA
- the thiD gene encoding bifunctional hydroxymethylpyrimidine kinase/phosphomethylpyrimidine kinase — MHTIARALTIAGSDSGGGAGIQADLKTFHQLGVYGMSAITAITAQNTLGVAGVYPLPTEAVAQQMREVLRDLGADAAKTGMLFDADIIRAVAAEVRAASLQKLVVDPVMIAKGGAKLLLDEAIDALKTELLPLAEVVTPNLPEAECLTGMTIRTPDDMREGARAIHALGARNVLMKGGHLDGDTVVDILFDGRDFFELSHERIHTRHTHGTGCTFSAALTAELAKNTPLVAAVEKANRFIFEAIRTAPQLGGGHGPTNHWAVVE, encoded by the coding sequence ATGCATACAATCGCGAGAGCATTGACGATAGCAGGATCAGACAGCGGGGGCGGAGCGGGCATCCAGGCCGATTTGAAGACGTTTCACCAACTCGGCGTTTACGGAATGAGCGCGATTACGGCGATTACGGCGCAAAATACGTTGGGCGTGGCCGGGGTGTATCCGCTGCCGACAGAGGCGGTGGCCCAGCAGATGCGCGAAGTGTTGCGCGACCTGGGAGCGGATGCGGCGAAGACGGGAATGCTGTTTGATGCGGACATCATCCGCGCAGTGGCGGCAGAGGTGCGCGCCGCGAGTCTGCAAAAGCTGGTCGTAGACCCGGTGATGATCGCCAAGGGCGGGGCCAAGCTGCTCCTGGACGAAGCGATTGACGCGCTGAAAACAGAGTTGCTGCCGCTCGCGGAAGTCGTGACGCCGAATTTGCCGGAGGCCGAGTGCCTGACAGGTATGACGATTCGCACCCCGGACGATATGCGCGAAGGCGCCCGCGCGATTCATGCGCTCGGAGCGCGCAACGTCTTGATGAAGGGCGGCCACCTCGACGGTGATACCGTCGTCGACATTTTGTTTGACGGCCGCGACTTTTTCGAGTTGTCGCATGAGCGCATCCATACCCGGCATACGCACGGAACGGGCTGCACGTTTTCCGCTGCGTTGACGGCAGAGCTGGCGAAAAATACGCCGCTCGTGGCTGCGGTTGAAAAAGCGAACCGCTTTATTTTCGAAGCGATCAGGACCGCTCCGCAATTGGGCGGCGGCCACGGTCCGACCAATCACTGGGCGGTTGTGGAGTAA
- a CDS encoding cation diffusion facilitator family transporter: MGFHHHDHGDGHDHHHHGKGASKKALFTSFLIITVFLIVETIGGFLTNSLALLSDAGHMLSDALALLLSLVALHFAARPPSAKKTFGMQRFEILAALTNGVTLVLISLFIFWEGFQRLLQPPEVASGKMIVIAAIGLLANIAAAFVLMRGDYKDNVNVRSAYLHVLGDMLGSVGAILGGILMLAFDWYIADPLISIIVAFLILLSAWRVTKESVNILLEGAPSRLDTTKVEARLGQLDGVRKVHDLHIWTVTSGFDSLTCHLIVEDGLPSYPVLDAALELLQKEFGITHATIQIENSSISHGKLHCQGGARGHVHEHGHSR; this comes from the coding sequence ATGGGATTCCACCATCACGACCACGGAGATGGACACGACCATCATCACCATGGAAAAGGAGCGAGCAAAAAAGCGCTGTTCACTTCTTTTCTCATCATCACGGTGTTTTTGATCGTCGAGACGATCGGCGGCTTTTTGACCAACAGTCTTGCGCTTTTATCCGATGCCGGCCACATGCTGAGCGATGCCCTGGCGCTTCTGCTCAGCCTCGTTGCCTTGCACTTTGCCGCGCGTCCCCCTTCGGCCAAAAAAACGTTCGGGATGCAGCGTTTTGAAATTCTCGCTGCCTTGACAAACGGCGTCACGCTCGTGCTGATTTCCTTGTTCATTTTCTGGGAAGGCTTCCAGCGCCTGCTCCAGCCTCCCGAGGTGGCCAGCGGAAAAATGATCGTCATTGCCGCCATCGGTTTGCTCGCCAATATCGCCGCTGCCTTCGTCCTCATGCGCGGCGATTACAAGGACAACGTGAACGTGCGCAGCGCCTACCTGCACGTTCTGGGCGACATGCTCGGCTCTGTCGGCGCCATTCTCGGCGGCATCCTGATGCTCGCTTTCGACTGGTACATCGCCGACCCGCTCATCAGCATTATCGTCGCCTTCCTGATCTTGCTCAGCGCCTGGCGCGTCACCAAGGAATCGGTCAACATCTTGCTGGAAGGAGCGCCCTCCCGCCTCGACACGACAAAGGTGGAAGCGCGCCTGGGCCAGCTCGACGGCGTGCGCAAAGTGCACGATCTGCACATCTGGACGGTCACTTCCGGCTTTGACTCGCTGACGTGCCACCTCATCGTCGAGGACGGCTTGCCGAGCTACCCTGTCCTGGATGCGGCGCTGGAGCTTTTGCAAAAAGAATTTGGCATCACGCACGCGACGATCCAGATTGAGAACTCTTCAATCTCGCACGGCAAGCTGCATTGTCAGGGAGGGGCGCGGGGGCATGTGCATGAGCACGGACACTCCCGCTGA
- the acsA gene encoding acetate--CoA ligase: MNVEKIPATEGRFNLENYDETYANFDWKDVEKQFSWYETGKVNMAYEAIDRHLSTERKDKVALLYSDLTREEAYTFAQLSELSNKFGNVLRDLGIAKGDRVFVFMPRTPELYVSVLGTLKVGAIVGPLFEAFMEAAVRDRLENSEATAIVTTPALLPRIPVSELPALKHVIIVGAKEELAEGQVSFEEAMAKASSELEIEWVDREDGMILHYTSGSTGKPKGVLHVHNAMIQHYQTGKWVLDLQEDDVYWCTADPGWVTGTSYGIFAPWLNGVTNVIRGGRFTPEDWYKTIEKYKVTVWYSAPTAFRMLMGAGDEVVKRFDLSSLRHVLSVGEPLNPEVVYWGLRVFNHRIHDNWWMTETGGQLISNYRSMPIKPGSMGKPVPGVYAAIIDDQGNELPPNRMGNLAIRVGWPSMMRQIWNNPAKYAEYFSIPGWYVSGDSAYKDEEGYFWFQGRIDDVINTSGERVGPFEVESKLVEHPAVAEAGVIGKPDPLRGEIIKAFISLRAGYEPSEALMDDIRKFVKEGLAAHAAPREIEFRDKLPKTRSGKIMRRVLKAWELGLPTGDLSTMED, encoded by the coding sequence ATGAACGTAGAAAAAATTCCGGCGACAGAAGGCCGATTCAACCTGGAGAATTACGACGAGACGTACGCCAATTTTGACTGGAAGGATGTCGAAAAGCAATTTTCCTGGTATGAGACGGGAAAAGTGAATATGGCTTATGAAGCCATTGATCGCCATCTTTCTACCGAGCGCAAGGACAAGGTCGCGCTGCTGTACAGCGATTTGACCCGGGAAGAAGCCTACACCTTTGCCCAACTGAGCGAGCTGTCCAATAAATTCGGAAATGTACTGCGTGACCTGGGAATCGCAAAAGGCGACCGCGTGTTCGTCTTCATGCCGCGTACCCCAGAGCTTTATGTAAGCGTTTTAGGAACGCTGAAGGTCGGTGCGATTGTCGGCCCTTTGTTCGAGGCATTTATGGAAGCAGCGGTGCGCGACCGTCTGGAAAACAGCGAAGCGACCGCGATTGTGACGACTCCTGCGCTGCTGCCGCGCATCCCGGTATCCGAGCTGCCAGCCCTCAAGCACGTCATTATTGTCGGGGCAAAAGAGGAGCTTGCGGAAGGGCAAGTCAGCTTTGAAGAAGCGATGGCAAAAGCATCCTCGGAGCTGGAGATCGAGTGGGTGGATCGCGAGGACGGCATGATTTTGCACTACACGTCCGGCTCGACAGGCAAGCCAAAAGGCGTGCTGCACGTCCACAACGCGATGATTCAGCACTACCAGACAGGAAAATGGGTGCTGGACTTGCAAGAAGACGATGTGTACTGGTGTACAGCCGACCCGGGTTGGGTGACAGGCACTTCGTACGGCATTTTCGCTCCGTGGCTGAACGGCGTCACGAACGTCATTCGCGGCGGACGATTCACTCCGGAAGACTGGTATAAAACGATTGAAAAATATAAAGTAACGGTCTGGTACAGCGCGCCTACCGCGTTCCGCATGCTGATGGGCGCAGGCGATGAGGTTGTGAAGCGCTTCGATCTGTCCAGCCTGCGCCATGTACTGAGCGTCGGCGAGCCGCTCAATCCGGAGGTTGTGTATTGGGGACTGCGCGTGTTCAACCACCGCATCCACGACAACTGGTGGATGACAGAGACTGGCGGCCAACTGATTTCCAACTACCGCAGCATGCCGATCAAGCCAGGCTCGATGGGCAAGCCTGTCCCGGGCGTCTACGCGGCGATTATCGACGACCAAGGCAACGAGCTGCCGCCAAACCGGATGGGCAACCTTGCGATCCGCGTCGGCTGGCCGTCGATGATGCGACAAATCTGGAACAACCCGGCGAAATACGCAGAATATTTCAGCATCCCGGGCTGGTACGTGTCGGGCGACTCGGCTTACAAGGACGAGGAAGGCTACTTCTGGTTCCAGGGCCGGATTGACGATGTTATCAACACGTCCGGCGAGCGCGTCGGTCCTTTCGAGGTCGAGAGCAAGCTGGTCGAGCATCCGGCAGTCGCCGAAGCAGGGGTAATCGGCAAGCCCGATCCGCTGCGGGGCGAAATTATCAAGGCGTTCATCTCGCTGCGCGCGGGCTACGAGCCGAGCGAAGCGTTGATGGACGACATCCGCAAGTTCGTGAAGGAGGGGCTGGCAGCCCACGCCGCACCGCGCGAAATCGAGTTCCGCGACAAGCTGCCAAAAACGCGCTCCGGAAAAATCATGCGCCGCGTCCTCAAGGCGTGGGAGCTGGGCCTGCCGACAGGCGACCTGTCCACGATGGAAGACTAG
- a CDS encoding SET domain-containing protein, with product MLEVKTSKLSNGELNRGVFAMRDFAKGELLHEAPVLPYLNEEHEHIEKTLLADYAFEYGANHTAFLLGYGMLFNHSYTPNATYSINFDNHTFDFYAYRDIQAGEEILINYNGDEDCDDPLWFYEEEQSGNKKE from the coding sequence ATGCTCGAAGTCAAGACCTCCAAGCTGAGCAACGGAGAATTAAACAGAGGCGTTTTCGCCATGCGCGACTTTGCAAAAGGCGAATTGCTCCATGAAGCTCCGGTTCTTCCTTATTTGAACGAGGAACACGAGCACATTGAAAAAACGCTTTTGGCGGACTACGCCTTTGAATACGGTGCCAACCATACCGCGTTTTTGCTCGGCTACGGCATGCTATTCAACCATTCCTACACGCCAAACGCCACGTACAGCATCAATTTTGACAACCACACGTTCGATTTCTACGCCTATCGCGACATTCAGGCGGGCGAAGAGATTTTGATTAACTACAACGGCGATGAGGATTGCGACGATCCGCTCTGGTTTTACGAAGAAGAGCAGTCCGGCAATAAAAAGGAATAG